A part of Aegilops tauschii subsp. strangulata cultivar AL8/78 chromosome 2, Aet v6.0, whole genome shotgun sequence genomic DNA contains:
- the LOC109775241 gene encoding pentatricopeptide repeat-containing protein At4g17616 translates to MRILLLACRHCCRLPFFSRAAGAAFTANCGGGPWRRHRVLAAQCLSMSTTAGSILPWEAPSRETLLRTIDVALKDGNVDQALRAFGNYKSLHGLPEPRVLNGVIVSLSYTSSRRWLQRAYDLVLSVYQCNSNLLNSSSLMRLALALARDQTPVPASAVLRIILESGKLPDADMLSMVFLHMLKSQVGSYLAADVLAETCECFLDQISYRRQLKKLDPIKNNVTLFNMILESCVNFKCIIRAQKIMELMSLVGVVADVNTMAVASRVCQMVGQRDELMTMKGSINSFSSLPFSQQYLHFYDSLLSLQFSGNDMDAAADLIIDLYRQQKSCTFSDNDVQKQGVIQIGSGNLKSGYRIMFDPTKLDKGFVLDTKYQSGLVVPISGNLVPSEKAVAKLIIGCVKAKKLGALSSFCITLHKEELKGISASDVINACIQMGWLHAAHDILDSLESAEIPVGVGTYMSLLREYENEHKPEEFNSLLQQIQKIASTMEEFHTSPSFTIKDIAKIVKDEIPQTKSSLLSSLVEETEHYNPGDHLTFEFNNSILFFCKANMMEDALSTYKRMREQNIRPNLHTFCHILCGYSSLSMYREITILWGEIKRRLEYREISVDRDLLDCLVLDFLKGGYFSRVMEVISYMSTHNIYCDKWKYRQVFLKLHKNLYRNLNSLHDKTEAQSKRIDDVRAFRTWAGIK, encoded by the exons ATGAGGATCTTGCTCCTGGCGTGCCGCCATTGCTGCAGGCTCCCATTTTTTTCTCGGGCTGCCGGAGCTGCCTTCACT GCCAATTGCGGCGGGGGGCCATGGAGGAGGCATCGCGTTCTAGCTGCGCAGTGTCTTTCCATGAGCACAACTGCTGGCTCGATTCTGCCATGGGAAGCGCCATCCCGTGAAACCCTACTGAGGACGATTGATGTTGCTCTCAAGGATGGCAATGTCGACCAGGCCCTGCGAGCATTTGGCAATTATAAAAGTCTGCACGGCCTTCCCGAGCCAAGGGTATTGAATGGTGTGATTGTGTCGCTGTCGTACACATCTAGTCGAAGGTGGCTTCAGAGAGCGTATGACTTGGTTCTGTCAGTTTATCAGTGTAACAGCAATCTTCTCAACTCTAGCTCGCTGATGAGGCTAGCTCTGGCACTTGCAAGAGATCAGACACCTGTCCCTGCCTCTGCAGTCCTTAGGATCATACTGGAGAGCGGCAAGCTTCCTGATGCTGATATGTTGAGCATGGTGTTTTTGCACATGTTGAAGTCACAAGTAGGGTCCTATCTTGCAGCTGATGTTCTGGCTGAGACCTGCGAGTGTTTCTTGGATCAAATTTCATATAGGCGACAGCTGAAAAAATTGGACCCAATAAAGAACAATGTCACCTTGTTCAATATGATTTTGGAGTCTTGTGTTAACTTCAAATGCATCATCAGAGCCCAGAAAATAATGGAGCTGATGTCATTGGTCGGGGTTGTGGCTGATGTGAATACAATGGCGGTCGCTAGCCGGGTCTGTCAAATGGTTGGGCAGCGAGATGAATTGATGACCATGAAAGGAAGCATCAATTCTTTCTCCTCTTTGCCATTCTCTCAGCAATATCTACATTTTTACGACAGTTTATTGAGCTTGCAATTCAGTGGTAATGACATGGATGCTGCTGCAGATCTTATAATCGATCTCTATCGGCAACAAAAGTCATGCACTTTCTCCGACAATGATGTGCAGAAACAAGGTGTGATACAAATTGGCTCTGGTAACCTAAAAAGTGGATACAGAATAATGTTTGACCCCACAAAATTGGACAAAGGTTTTGTGTTAGATACAAAATACCAGTCTGGACTTGTTGTTCCTATCAGTGGAAATCTTGTTCCTAGTGAAAAGGCTGTTGCTAAACTTATCATAGGCTGTGTGAAAGCAAAGAAACTGGGTGCATTGTCTAGCTTCTGTATTACATTGCATAAGGAAGAACTAAAGGGAATTTCTGCTTCAGATGTGATTAATGCATGCATTCAGATGGGATGGTTGCATGCCGCTCATGATATCCTGGATTCTTTAGAGTCAGCTGAGATTCCTGTCGGGGTTGGTACTTACATGTCTCTTCTCAGAGAATACGAGAATGAGCATAAACCCGAAGAATTCAATTCACTTCTCCAACAGATACAGAAAATAGCATCTACCATGGAGGAATTTCATACTAGTCCATCATTTACCATAAAGGACATTGCCAAAATAGTCAAGGATGAGATCCCCCAAACTAAATCATCTTTGCTTTCCAGTTTGGTTGAAGAAACTGAACACTATAACCCTGGAGATCACTTAACATTTGAGTTCAATAATTCAATTCTTTTCTTCTGCAAGGCAAACATGATGGAAGATGCTCTGAGCACATATAAACGCATGAGAGAGCAAAATATTAGACCCAATCTGCATACCTTTTGCCATATACTGTGTGGATATTCGTCATTAAGTATGTATAGGGAGATTACCATACTGTGGGGAGAAATAAAACGAAGACTCGAGTACAGAGAAATATCTGTGGATAGGGATTTGCTTGACTGCTTAGTTTTGGATTTCCTCAAAGGTGGCTATTTTTCAAGGGTGATGGAGGTTATAAGTTACATGTCAACCCATAATATTTACTGCGACAAGTGGAAATATAGGCAGGTCTTTCTGAAGCTGCACAAGAATCTGTATAGGAACTTGAATTCATTGCATGACAAAACAGAAGCTCAGAGCAAAAGGATTGATGATGTCCGAGCTTTCAGGACATGGGCAGGCATCAAATAG
- the LOC109775242 gene encoding zinc finger protein CONSTANS-LIKE 5 → MEGEEKPVVGGAYWGVGARACDSCATEAARLFCRADAAFLCAGCDARAHGAGSRHARVWLCEVCEHAPAAVTCKADAAVLCASCDADIHAANPLARRHERVPVAPFFGAAADAHKPFVPSGAQAAAEDDGSNDAEAASWLLPEPDHKDGANGATADVFFADSDHYLDLDFARSMDDIKAISVQLNGQPEIDLNGGNKGFYSDHSMNHSVSSSEAAVVPDAAAAPVVSRGREREARLMRYREKRKSRRFEKTIRYASRKAYAETRPRVKGRFAKRTGTADADAMEEHEEMYSSAAAAVAALMAPGPDHDYGVDGVVPTLV, encoded by the exons ATGGAGGGGGAGGAGAAGCCGGTGGTGGGCGGGGCCTACTGGGGCGTGGGCGCGAGGGCGTGTGACTCGTGCGCCACCGAGGCGGCCAGGCTCTTCTGCCGCGCCGACGCCGCGTTCCTCTGCGCCGGCTGCGACGCGCGCGCGCACGGCGCCGGGTCGCGCCACGCCCGGGTCTGGCTCTGCGAGGTCTGCGAGCACGCGCCCGCGGCCGTCACGTGCAAGGCCGACGCCGCCGTGCTCTGCGCCTCCTGCGACGCCGACATCCACGCCGCCAACCCGCTTGCGCGCCGGCACGAGCGCGTCCCCGTCGCGCCCTTCTTCGGCGCGGCCGCCGACGCGCACAAGCCCTTCGTGCCGTCGGGAGCCCAGGCCGCTGCCGAGGACGACGGGAGCAACGACGCCGAGGCGGCCTCGTGGCTGCTCCCCGAGCCCGATCACAAGGATGGCGCCAACGGTGCTACCGCGGACGTCTTCTTCGCGGACTCCGACCATTACCTCGACCTCGACTTCGCGCGGTCAATGGACGACATCAAGGCCATCAGCGTGCAGCTCAACGGCCAGCCCGAGATCGACCTGAACGGCGGCAACAAAGGCTTCTACTCCGACCACTCCATGAACCACAGC GTATCGTCGTCTGAGGCGGCGGTGGTGCcggacgcggcggcggcgccggtggTGAGCAGGGGGAGGGAGCGGGAGGCGCGGCTGATGCGGTACAGGGAGAAGCGCAAGAGCCGGCGGTTCGAGAAGACCATCCGGTACGCGTCCCGCAAGGCGTACGCGGAGACGCGGCCGCGCGTCAAGGGCCGGTTCGCCAAGCGCACGGGCACGGCGGACGCCGACGCCATGGAGGAGCACGAGGAGATGTACTCCTCGGCCgcggccgccgtcgccgcgctCATGGCGCCCGGCCCCGACCACGACTACGGCGTGGACGGCGTGGTGCCGACCTTGGTGTAA